In Triticum aestivum cultivar Chinese Spring chromosome 5B, IWGSC CS RefSeq v2.1, whole genome shotgun sequence, the following proteins share a genomic window:
- the LOC123117604 gene encoding uncharacterized protein yields MAAGNPRLPNFILLDATTRISDPRNGTATAWALTTAGLTIQVSLVVAAPPRLSHFCVCCPGRDATTFAHAPEVVCSAGDHALIRADFTTGDSESQQHFIYRARGPDDRPSLDLIPDFTGYSRAELLHLPLGFVSSRNHLVIAALSYGTKDSQYYLHTLSSEPRSKWTKKLLQVELPHGLSRKQLVIDHAKVIALGGGLLGWVDLWEGILICDVLEPGAAVSRLVPMPKLLPSNKPLYGQSLPRAIRDVTFSRGYMRCVELEELVELRVRTVPPLPDPWDMDELQDSELAIDPPQEDGEEYVTVGWRLITWYRALTWNCWRKGNRVHSDELGSVSPQLGGSACGLKLPLKDLRVAAPILRGDGDAVYLASALHKRDPTAWIVAVDTRRKSVEELMPCSAKGLYLYDPTYIPYVLTEYLNDKSDGAQVQTQNACHHTPRNFDGSEKKRQRLSQTESEV; encoded by the exons ATGGCCGCCGGCAACCCCCGCCTCCCCAACTTCATCCTCCTCGACGCGACCACCCGCATCAGCGATCCCCGCAACGGAACCGCCACCGCGTGGGCCTTGACGACGGCGGGCCTCACCATACAGGTCTCCTTGGTGGTGgccgcgccgccgcgcctctcCCACTTCTGCGTCTGCTGCCCCGGCCGCGACGCGACCACCTTCGCGCACGCGCCCGAGGTCGTCTGCTCCGCGGGGGACCACGCCCTTATCCGGGCCGACTTCACCACCGGCGACTCGGAGTCGCAGCAGCACTTCATCTACCGAGCCAGGGGCCCCGACGACCGGCCGTCGCTTGACCTGATCCCGGACTTCACTGGTTATTCCCGGGCAGAGCTTCTGCATCTGCCCCTCGGTTTCGTCTCCAGCCGCAACCACTTGGTCATAGCGGCTCTGAGCTACGGGACGAAGGACTCGCAGTACTATCTCCACACCCTCAGCTCCGAGCCGCGGTCCAAGTGGACCAAGAAGCTGCTGCAGGTGGAGCTCCCCCATGGATTATCCAGGAAACAGCTTGTGATCGATCACGCCAAGGTGATCGCCCTCGGAGGCGGGCTGCTGGGATGGGTCGATCTCTGGGAGGGCATCCTGATCTGTGACGTGCTCGAACCCGGGGCAGCCGTGTCACGCTTGGTCCCGATGCCCAAGCTGCTGCCCAGCAACAAACCACTCTACGGCCAATCTTTGCCTCGGGCGATTCGCGACGTCACCTTCAGCCGTGGCTACATGAGATGCGTCGAACTTGAGGAGCTGGTAGAACTTAGAGTCAGAACTGTGCCGCCTCTTCCTGACCCCTGGGACATGGATGAGCTCCAAGACTCGGAATTGGCCATCGATCCTCCGCAGGAGGATGGGGAAGAATATGTCACCGTTGGTTGGAGGCTCATCACATGGTACAGGGCATTGACTTGGAACTGTTGGCGCAAGGGGAACAGGGTTCATTCCGATGAGCTCGGTAGTGTCTCCCCTCAGCTAGGAGGTAGTGCCTGTGGTTTAAAACTGCCACTCAAGGACCTGAGAGTAGCTGCTCCTATTCTGCGTGGCGACGGTGATGCTGTTTACCTCGCGTCCGCGCTGCATAAGCGGGACCCAACTGCATGGATTGTCGCTGTTGACACTAGGAGGAAGTCGGTGGAAGAGCTTATGCCATGCTCTGCAAAGGGGCTGTATCTTTACGATCCGACCTACATTCCATATGTGCTGACCGAATATCTGAATGATAAATCAG ATGGAGCTCAGGTACAGACGCAAAATGCTTGCCATCACACCCCACGAAACTTTGATGGGTCCGAGAAGAAGCGGCAGCGACTTTCACAGACAGAATCTGAAGTCTGA